Sequence from the Rutidosis leptorrhynchoides isolate AG116_Rl617_1_P2 chromosome 3, CSIRO_AGI_Rlap_v1, whole genome shotgun sequence genome:
TATTGCCAAAACATCTGATTAGGAGGTGCGCACGCGGGTATTGCTTAGCCCACACGAAAGCAATCGGATATGATCTTATCCATAATTAAACGTGATCCTTTTCCAATAATAAACTCTTTATTTATGATGGTTATCCAGTAGGATCTAGAACCTAATTATGAggcattctagggttagggttttattaTAAATACGACCCTTAACCTCCTTCACTCGACACAACGTTTTCTGTATTACTCGAATTGACGATTGCATCCAGAAAACATACTTATGGTAACATGTATGttccatgaacataaaccctatgcaACCACCTCTAGTAGCCATTGTTGCGGCAACTGACATCAATGGTGGACGTAGCTTTGATCACCGTTTCGTATATCATCATCTCGATCCCTTATTCACGGtaaaccggaccggagatcaaagCTATAAACGTTCTTAAACACTCCCTCATGCACTCAACATCAATTTCGCTATTTGAGCAGATTtatgtttgatcaaatggcgccatccgtgggaccataACTAGAATCGCGTAAAAAGTTTTATATGTTACGAACGATTAACTATAAAGCTTTTAATCTTTTTATGGTTTTTCTTGTGTAACAGGTTACGATGGGAAAGTCTGGTAGCAATCAATCTTCTCATTCTCAGGGTCCTGATATTATGGGGTCGAAGCAAGCAAACCTAGACAAGACTCCGGTCACAAGCAAAACTCCAAGCTCTGGAGCAGTAAAGCTCCCGGAAAAATCAAAAACGTCGTCAACAGTTACTCCCCCGGTGTATCAGTCATTGATGTCACAAACAACTACTGAATACTGGGCACCGTGTgacgaagatgatgaagaagatgagtatGAGGAAGAGGTCCCTCTTACTACGGTGGGGTCTGTTACTATATACTCTACGTCAAAGTGAACGGTTCATGCCCGGCGAGTAATGACCCCAGGGAGTGCATGCGAGTATTTAGCAGGGAAGAACATCGATGTTGGACATCCAACTAACGATCGCACTCCCTTGGACAAAATACAAAGAAAGCGCATGTCCTCGCCCATTTCTAAGTTATCATCCTTGCTTTCGCCAAGTACACCTTCGGGGTATACTACCGATCATGCGGGTGAAATCATGAAGAAGAGCCAAGAAGATTTACTTGCCATACTGGCTGGAGCTGCACCAGATAAATATGCGCAGGCATTCACAGTGCCAGACAAGGGTGAAGAAGTATTGGAAAACTTTTATGCGGGAATAATAGGGCTAAAGGTAAAACCCTTCATGGAGGTTGCGCCAGTTAATGAAAAGTTTATGCCCTATATTGCCAATTATGTGCCCGAATCACCTCCTATTATTCCATTGACTATGGGATGGTAAGATGGCATGACAAATCCAGATGATTTCTTAAAAAGGTATGAAGGAATAGCGCACGCTCAGGCTTGGAACGATGAAACCAAGTGTTTGGAATTTCAGAATTTGTTGCAGGGAGTCACAAGGGAATGGTTTAGTAATTTGCTGTTACCTCTTGTCACCTCCTATAACGATCTCCGAGCATGCTTCCTGTTAAACTTTCACAACATGCGCACCCACAAAAGGACGCATGTTGAATGTCATGATATCAGACAAGGTACAAGAGAATCCCTTGGGCAGTTCATAGATCGATGCACCAAAGAAGTCGCTAAAATGGCTGGACTCCCCGAAAGCCAAAAGTGTCCAGTTTTATGCACGGGTTGTATAGTGAGCGACATCTTGCCCTGTGGTAGTGCTTGTATATGAAGGTTCCTGATACTTTGGTCGAGGCAATCAATGAAGAGAACGAGCATATGCGTGCGAGGGAAGATACCACTAGGAATAGTGGAAAAAATCCCGATGGCAAAAGTAACAAAGACGATGATTCTTATCGCAGTCAAGCAGGAGGATCAAAGCGCAAGGGTGTCAAATATAGCCAGGGTTGTGCATCATCAAAATACAATAAGTTTCAGAAGTTAAGCAATTCTGATCAAGGGAAGGGTCACTTCCCAAGTCAAAACTTTGCAATTATGCGCGAATTGACTAAAACCCCAAAGGAAATCCTAGCTACCGAGCCAATTTGTCTGACGCTCTTTGCTCCTGCGAAAATGTCAGAATATGCTAGGAGAGACAAATccaagtattgtgagtttcatgatGACTATGGACACGAGATTGATCGTTGCAAGTCTTTTATTGAAAAAGTTATCGAATGTTTGAGAAGGGGTGAGCTTAATCACCTGAAAACCTTAAAAAAACAGGGGACTGCGTTGTAGGGTAATTAATCAGAGAAAACCGCACCCAACCAAAAGAAGGGTGGTGACAAAAATTCTGATAAAATGATAAACATGGTGCACGCTTGGCGCTCTGGTCAGAGGTGCAAAGCCGAGCAATTGGAGGAATGGGAGGCGGAAGCTATTATCTTCCTTCTAATGCAAACACTTAATCCTTCACATGCGCCCATAATCATTAAAGGTCGCATCACTGACTGTGGATACAATGTGCGAAAATTAAATGTGACACGGGTAGCAACGTCGACGTAATGTATGAACACTACTTCAGGCAGTTACCAGAGACAATCAAGTCTAATATGCGGGCACCCACAACTATTCTGTCAGGATTCTTCGACGAATTTGCATGGCCATTAGGGTGCATAGAGCTTGAACTAGAGCTGGTCGATGATAACATTTCAACCCGCACGCGGGCCATCCCTGTTCAATTCTGTGTGGTGCTTTCTTATCTGTATTACAATGCACTCCTCGGGCGAATGGATTTGCAGAAGTTTGGCGCGGTACCCTATACCGTTCATGGCATGATCAAGTTTCCTACTAAGTAATGTATTGGTACTATTCGGATGGAGTCCGGAAGAGCACTACGTGCTTCGGTAACACCACCTAAACTATTGCCTACAGTTGAAGAATAGGTACAAAGCAGTTCTATCCTAGTCAATCCGAAGTACCCTGACAAAGGAATTCGAATTGGGGGTAACCTTTCAGATGACATCTAAGTCTAGTTGTGCGACATACTGATAGCCAACATGGACATCTTCGCGTGGTGTGAGGATGATATGACTGGGGTACCACGAAATATTGCTGAGCACAAGCTGCACGCGAATCCAAACTTGACTCCGGTGCAACAAAAGAAGCGCCCAATGGCACCAAAAAGAAGCGAATGGTTGAGGTTGGAGGTGGACAAGCTGGTTCATGCAAATATTCTTAAAGAGGTGCGGTATCAGACTTGGGTCGCGAATCCCGTTTTGGTTAAAAAAGGAGATGGATCGTGGCGCATGTGCGTCAATTTTAAGGACATCAATAAGGCGTGTCCTGAAGATAAATTATCCTTTGCCTGAGATTGACTGGGAAGTTGAATCCCTTCCTGGTTTTAGGTTCAAATGCTTTTTGGACGCGTATAAGGGGTATCACCATATTCAGATGGCAACAGCGGATGAAGATAAGACCGCATTCTACACCGATCAGGGTATCTATTGTTACATAAAAATGCCTTTCGGGTTGAAGAATGTTGGGGCAACGTACCAGAGAGTAGTGGATTTGGCATTCAAGGATCAAATCGGCAGAAATCTCAAGGCTTACGTAGATGACTTAGTCATCAAAAGCAACACATAAGTACAATTATTGGCTGATATTCAGGAAACGTTCAACTCTCTGCGAaaaatcaacatgaagcttaatcctacAAAGTGCAGATTTGGGGAGGAAGAAGGCAAGTTCTTGGGACATATAGTGACGCCACAAGGAATCAAGGCTAATCCCAAGAATATCGAACCCGTAAAGCGCATGAGCTCCCCAAAATCAAGGAAAGAAGTGCAAATTTTGATAGGCAAGTTGGTTGCGCTAACTAGATTCCTGTCAAAAGCTGCGGAGCGATCATTACCTTTTTCCAGACCCTTAAGAATTCATTGAAAAAGTCAGAATTCAGGTTGACTGAAGAGGTCGAGAAAGCTTTTATTGAGATGAAGTCGCTCCTAAGGGAGCTGCCTACTTTGACTGCGCCAATAGCGGGCAAGACATTGATGTTGTATCTTGTGACTTCAAAAGAAGCGATCAGTTCTGTTCTTGTCGTAGAAAGGGGGCAGGTATGTCGCATATCGAGACTTGGAATAGGTATTGAATGTAATGCTTACTATGTGTTTCCCACTATTTTGGCACAGGTACAAATGCCTGTGTATTTTGTCAGCAAAGCACTTAGCGGCAGTGAAGTTAACTACCCAATGATTGAAAAGCTCGTATACGCGCTAGTACATACAGCTCGTCGGCTTTGCAGGTACTTCCAGGCGCATCCAATAGTGGTGTTAACTGATCAACCGATAAGACAGGTATAAGTCACGGCATGCGCATCCCAATCTCTTTTTTACACAATCTTATAAGACGCCAAATACGCGCTTGAATTAATTGTGATACGCTGATAACATGTGATGATAGGTATTGTACAAGCCCGAGGTTTTGGGTAGATTGGCCAAATGGGCTATTGGATTGTGAGAGCACGAAATCAATTACTCCCCGCGCACGGCGATAAAAGGCCAGATACTTGCAGATTATTTGGCTGAAATAACGGGAGAAGTAGAACCACTCGCAGAAAGCACTACAATCGGCCGTAACAAGAATTAGGTATGGGAGCTATATACGGATGGAACTTGTGGGCTCGAAGGCGCTGGCGCTGGACTGGTCCTCACGAGTCCCGACGGAGATGAGCATACTTATTCACTCCAATTCACGTTTGCTGCGACCAATAATGAGTCTGAATACGAAGCATTACTGTCTCGGATGCGCATAGTGTAACAACTCGGAATAAAGCACTTGGATGTGTATGTTGACTCGTAGTTGGTTACTAACCAGGTCAATGGATCGTTTAGAGAGCATGAAGCCTCTATGCAGCGGTACATGGAACTGGTTAATGAATTAGCAAATGAGTTTGATGTTTTTAGATTGACGCAGGTACCCAGGGGAAAAACAAGAAGGCAGACACACTGAGCAAATTGGTTGCTCTGGCTTTTAATCATCTACACAAAAAAGTATGGGTTGAAGTGTTAACGGAAAAATCTATCGATGAGAAATCAGTTGTTGTGCCCATCGTGGAGGAAAGCCCAAATTGGATGACACCGTTGATGAAATTCTTAACTGTGGGTGAACTCccagcagatgaaaaagaagcgCGAAAGGTCCGCATGAAAGCTCCCATGTACGCATTAATCGAAGGAGTTTTATACAGGAAAGCCTATCTAGGCCCAATCCTGAAGTGTATTGGGCCTAATCAAGCTAAAGCGGTGCTTTGAGAAGTTCACGAAGGCTCTTGTGCTTTACACTCTAGGTACAGAACAATTTCCGCAAAAGTGATGCACATAGGGTATTACTGGCCCTCCATTCACAACGATGCGGCAGAAATAGTAAGGACGTGCCAGTCGTGTCAACAGCACGCACCAATAAGTCGAGCACCGCGGCACCCAATGATACCAATAACGGCAGCATGGCCGTTCAACAAGTGGGCCATCGACATTATCGGTCCTATTGTTTTTGATTGCTCAGGTACGCTTGAAATAAAACGCTTATGTAATACTTTGCAATATACGTGCTTTAACAGTATTTACACCATCATTTCTTGCTCAGGAGGAATAAAAttcttggtggtagcaattgaTTATTTCACCAAGTGGGTAGAGGCAAAGGTATTGGCAACAGTTAACCAGCAGGCGCATCCATAACTTCTCTTGGGAAGATATTGTGTGCAGGTTTGGTATCCCAAATGAAATTGTTAGTGACAATGGTACTCATTTTGAAGGCGAGCCTTTTAAGAGCTGGTGTCAGAAGCTGAATATCAAGAAGTCTTTCACTTCGGTCGTGCACCCACAAGCCAATGGCCAATGTGAAGTAACAAACTGAGATATTTTAAAGGGGATAAAGGCTCGCCTGGGTTTGTATGGTAATGAGTGAGTCGATGAGCTCCCAAGTGTTTTATGGGCGCATCGTACCATTCATAAAAAAAGCACAGGAGAAATACCGTTCAGCTTGGTCTACGGATGAGAAGCAGCAATCCCGCAGAATTAATGGTTCCAACGAAGTGCATACATAGCTTTGACGAGTCAAGTAACGATGAGGGCTTGCACGCTAATCTAGATATGCTAGAAGAGCGCAGGGAAATAGTCGCCATACGGGAAGCAATTAACAAGCAAAAGATCTCTAAGTACTACGACAAGCGCGTTAAACCTATGTCATTTAGGGTTGGAGTTTATGTGTGGCGTAACAATGAAGCAAGTCGGGCTAAGAATACTGGAAAGCTGGGACCAAACTGGGAAGGTCCTTATGAAGTTACTGGAATAAGCGCAACGGGGTCCTATATGCTGGCAGGATTGAATGGAGAACGAATACCCCGCACTTGGCATGCAACTAATTTGAAAAGATGTTACATATAATTGTCAGGCTGCAGCACTAGGGATTGATCACCCCGACTTTTAAACATTTACATTTTTTAGTTCCTTTAAAATGTTATTTTGTTTACTTTTAAGACAATTCGTATTTCTTTCATGGTTGCAATAAATTGTCATTTGGATATGACTTGAGAATTTAATTTATTTTACAATGAATAAATTTAATTTTTTGAATGGAAGTGTTTGGTTACATTTCAACGCACAATATGATAGCTATTACGTGCATCATGCCTCCTTAAGGGATGATCTCTAGCTCCCGCGTGGCAGAAGCctatttggttacaaggctagatctTAGGGTGGGTAACAGGCATTGGTTTTCCTAGACCAACACACTCTAGCAGACTAGAagactgcaagtcatgactataaacgacaaTCATTGGGGTTGCTTGCCCACTAACCTAAGTGTTGGTTCACTTGGAAGACTCtgaataatttacttaataatgcaATGAAAAGCGTTGGCTATGTGCACAATAGTTTGGCATCAGTTAGTGTTATTAAATTTAGAGTATAAACGAGTACACATTGGCTTGTATGCAAATAAAACTTTAAGTTTTAAGAACTTAATACGCCTAATGACGCGAACAATACAATAAGAAATATAATGGGTTACTTTACTTATTACCATTATGAAAGAAACAATGCATAGCATTAGTTGCATAGTGACATTACAAAAGAAAGAGCTTATAGCACAAGAGCTAAGTTGGCACGCAGGCCATTACAATTGCTGGAAAATTAAAGTCTAAACTACGTGGCTTGTTTGGAACTATGCCCTACACTAACAGTAGCAATCCTTCGAACCCTCGTACGCAGCGATCAGGCGAATTGCCCCGtggaaacagaaaataataaactAAACTACGTTTGGGGGCACACCCGTAATGTTAAAAGCGTCGCACGAAGCACGCCAATAACATGTGCACCCCTTAAGGGCATTGAGCTCATGGGGCCAAAAGCAATGTAAGCTTATGGCGCACCCAAGACCACCATGCTCATAGCAAAAAAACGTTACAAGGCGCCATACAAAGCACGCGCTATAACCCCATACGGCGAGCATTGGCTCGCCAACCTAAAACTTCATTGATAAAAGGTCCTACACAGAAACAGCAGGATCAAGGGCAAAATCTGCAAGAGTTTGGATTGAAATGTTTTCCAGTGCCTTGCTGGACTTAAGTAGCTTCTCATAAGCATCCTCTTCAAGTTAATCTGTGATGATTTGGGGAATGACAGCTGGTACTTCAAGGTTCTTTGAGATCAGATCCCAGAAGCACACTCGCTCTAATGCCTTGCTCGCCTTAAGAGCTTGTAAGTAAAGCTCTGCAACAATGGAGGCGCTCAACGCATGAATTGCAATGGTTGGAAGTGCCACGTGTAGATCTGCATAAGTTCGTCGAATGACGTCACGGCTCGCAGACACTTCGGTAACCTGGGTTGTAAGATTGTTCCTCTCAAAGGTTAGCAAATCAACATTTGAGGTAGCAACAACAAGCTCCTCCCTTAATACCATGTTTTCCTCTTCATAGTCAACCTGTGATGATAGAAGATCAACTTTGTCCTTTTTCAAAGATTCAATAGTGGCCTCAGCTGTTTTTAGCACGTCATTGGCCACTTTAAACTGTGTTTTCAGAATTTGCACCCTCTTCTGCAACTACCCGAACATGTGGATATGTGATGAGTGCGCTCAGTGCTTAACCTGTCACAGTCCCTTGCCCATGTTAAAAACGATAGCGGCGTATCAAAATTTAGCTGCTGCTCCGGCGTCATTTTTTCTAACTCTTGTCAAACGACTGCAGGAGCTCACCCCTGCATGTACAAATTTTGCTCATGCGCGGCGCGCTTAGACACATTTAAAATACTAGCTAAGTTGTTCACTTGAATTTTCACGTATCGGTTGTCATTTAAAATGGGCGCTCGGACGAAAGGGGTGGCACTAGCTCGGCTGGCAGCAAAAGTTGAAGAAGGAGGAGCAATCACGGCAAGTGGAACTGGAGATATTGGTTGAACATTAGCTGAGGGCACAGGGGGTGCATTGGCAACCGATGGATCGGTGGCAGAAATAGTGAGCTCCACATCCTCATCAATGTGAACAACTGGCATGAAAAAATCACAATCAGGCATGAGCAATGTAAGATATAAACTTCAGAAAAacaatttaagttatattttaccTTCAGAAGAATTTGTAGCTTTACTCTTTTTGACTGGAGGGTTGAGGCACAGAGGAGCAGCGCTTCGATGTGGCCTCATCCGCCCCTCCCTCGCTCATTGTCGCATCAGCATCCTTCATGATAGCATCTTGGTCAACAGCTTCTTTCTTGATGGTATAGCCTTTAAAGTCGTCTTCCAAAAGAATGTCACGAGCATTCATCGCTGCAAAAAAGCGCGCAACGGTTAGCATGCACTAAAGTAAATCATCAATTAATTGATTTAGGCAAAAACAGAATATACCCTTTCCCCTAAGCATGATGACTGGCTGGGTACCAGCAAAGGGCCAGTAGGATGAAACTTTGGTAAGAAACAGGACTTCGTTTGGATAGATGCAGAGTTTCAACTTTTTGCTGGAGCACAGGTCGAACAGTTCTTGCTCAGCCTGGTCCATAGATGGGGGTTTATTCAAAGAAGAGTTTGAATCAGTGTGCCATTCAGGATGTTAGCAAATTCAGGGGGAACAAATTTGTTATCAACAAAATAAAAAGAATCTTTCCAAGAACTCTACAAACCTTTCTTTTGACCGGCGGTAAAGGCAACTCGATCGGAAAAACTGTACCAGTCATGCTCGCTTACTTGGCAACGGAAGATATTTTGAAAAACTACCAATGAGGGCTCTCGATTGTTAGCCTAACACCACATCTCAAACAAGGATAATCGGGTAGAACTGTACGGGTGCAATTGACCTAATCCTATGTTGTAAGCGGATAAAACTCTCATGAAAAAGGTGGTTGGAGGGATTCAAAAATTCCATGCCTCGAGGGTTTGATCGTACACAGCAACCAAGCCGGAGGGTGGTTTGCGGGCTCGctcgtgtagtgacccaaacttttccatgattatatatattaaatgaaaactatattttcatgattgaatgttttcaacatgttaagcaatcaaacttgttaagacttgattaattaaaataggtttcatgtagacaattgaccacccaaattgaccagcgattcacgaacgttaaaacttgtaaaaactatgtgatatatatatatatatatatatatatatatatatatatatatatatatatatatatatatatatatatatatatatatatatatatatatatatatatagttaacatgtaatgacccgcactttttcgatcgttctatatttataagattaatatttatataaattaaaccttaccaacatgataagcaatccaaattgttgagatttatgtttccgaagagagatttacacaacgtttgaccgtctagtttgaccgatgatatcacgaactatataatatatgataattatacgtttgtgtatatatatgtatatatacatacttaacatgatctaaggatgttttaatacctcattttgtattaataacaataagttataagtatattttgaaactactaacttaagttttcaaaacgataatcatacgtaacgttatttgacataaatacttatgacctataatgtttatacatatatcgtatatgtaatgtatttaatcactttttaaggacttaaatacataaaacaatataagtgtattcacaaaagatagctatatttgaattctcattccatttttcacaagatttctatacgtatatctagagtatatgtactcgtatcatacctagcttctatacgtatttactattagtatatacacatcaaatcaccacctaactagccattattactgccctagatgagaggtaattagaatttggaagtttgttgactaatttcacaaaataacaacttgaaaatcttgtccatgtttcccatgaaaaacgtttttttaaggctttatatactccatccattttcaatctttactacctcattttctctaaacaaaacacaatcttaagaaccttaagtgttcatcataatcccagcaagataccatgaatatctagcttcaaaaacatcacttaatcaccataataaaactcttacaacaacacttcaagaaattcttccaagaacacaaacttacttccaatctttcatccaattccatcacccttttggttctagctttttactcctcttttacagcaaccttgtccaaggaacttgaggtagtaactatgttcataaccttattcgattcatatatatatagctatcttattttgtggtataaaattttaacaacaagaacatagtttgaatgttttcaaacttgtttgcaaactaaatagatccttctaacttaacttttaaaatacttcaagacctgtaatataacataaatatatgctaatttaacaaggtataacttggtttttcaaagaacaccttaaaaactgaatttacgacgtcggagtgtaaccgggggctgttttgggttggataattaaaaaccatcttgaactttgaattggaggtttatattctggaaaaatgatatttcttatgaatatgttaacacataaaaatttcatgatttaattcaaagtataagtatttttagaaaaatggtcattaaatgatatttttgtaacaaaaatgattaacttcataagtttcactaaagtttgacctatgacctgtgatttcgaatacaaactaaggtatttacagttcatattcttaaagagggactcgatccaaggaagtggcaagttgaaccaacgaaaacggagttgtaacgaagaaactatgaccaaaacgatatcggatatctaagactagtttagctacgaaaataattggagaaaattaaataaatcacatatttttaaaataacatgatatttcatatatatgtactcataatttaattttatatggttcaggatcacccgtaaacaatacgagaagattaatcataagattcccatgattgtacgcaacacgtcatttgacaacaccggtactttatgtacgcaacacgtcatttgacaacaccggtaccgtgggtcaagattaatctcgaccaatacatatacgatgggggttttatttatttcgttaggggtttattaaacatctaaaaatgaaccatttaaaattgaattactaacatcggactgctaactacggactaaggaattattaaaagtattaaaaatattataagtatatatatgtgacgattgtttaaaaagaaaaggtattgatatattatatatggataggttcgtgatatcaatcggagaccaagtcaaaattacatatcttcaagacgaaagtgagtatat
This genomic interval carries:
- the LOC139901618 gene encoding uncharacterized protein, with the protein product MTNPDDFLKRYEGIAHAQAWNDETKCLEFQNLLQGVTREWFSNLLLPLVTSYNDLRACFLLNFHNMRTHKRTHVECHDIRQGTRESLGQFIDRCTKEVAKMAGLPESQKCPVLCTGCIVPDTLVEAINEENEHMRAREDTTRNSGKNPDGKSNKDDDSYRSQAGGSKRKGVKYSQGCASSKYNKFQKLSNSDQGKGHFPSQNFAIMRELTKTPKEILATEPICLTLFAPAKMSEYARRDKSKYCEFHDDYGHEIDRCKSFIEKVIECLRRGELNHLKTLKKQGTAL
- the LOC139901619 gene encoding uncharacterized protein, which encodes MHIGYYWPSIHNDAAEIVRTCQSCQQHAPISRAPRHPMIPITAAWPFNKWAIDIIGPIVFDCSGGIKFLVVAIDYFTKWVEAKHRRNTVQLGLRMRSSNPAELMVPTKCIHSFDESSNDEGLHANLDMLEERREIVAIREAINKQKISKYYDKRVKPMSFRVGVYVWRNNEASRAKNTGKLGPNWEGPYEVTGISATGSYMLAGLNGERIPRTWHATNLKRCYI